Proteins co-encoded in one Parascardovia denticolens DSM 10105 = JCM 12538 genomic window:
- the rpmB gene encoding 50S ribosomal protein L28 — protein sequence MAARCDVCGKGPQVGYSVSHSHLRNKRRFLPNLQAVRATVDGETVRLRVCTSCLKAGKVQRRVA from the coding sequence GGCAGCTCGTTGCGATGTTTGCGGCAAGGGTCCACAGGTTGGTTATTCCGTGTCTCACTCTCACCTGCGCAATAAGCGTCGTTTCCTTCCAAACCTTCAGGCCGTTCGCGCGACTGTAGATGGCGAAACCGTTCGTCTGCGCGTGTGCACCTCCTGCCTTAAGGCTGGCAAGGTACAGCGTCGCGTTGCATAA
- a CDS encoding ATP-dependent DNA helicase RecG, giving the protein MGLTLDSSLSSCMTNKRRLGALKALGVTTVGDALTYYPFRVADPLPRGSIRQIKVGQKTAFAAKVRRVRTSSMNSRRGYRVEVQVDDGDAAASFVFFSYKKHYVDWLLGKFREKRLLVAAGEASIYGGSLQFTHPQVLMVGQEPGMDVATTEEGFARLTEPQPVYHTSSRISSEHIHESILGLIPLLDPDSVPDIIPEEVRKEWGLLHRFDALKAIHKPGTTEEFWKGIGSMRSEEALVSQTALLQEREKMRESKSFACSGEAGEEDLVQRFIQSLPFKLTAGQKEVIERIQADMGQAYPMSRLLQGEVGSGKTVVALASMLRAAQAGYQALLVAPTQVLAQQHHESIRAMLTQAGIDLPLVLLTGNMRLADRRKALAIPASGVPCIAIATHAAFSHSFQAPRLALEVIDEQHRFGVEQRETIRQAADVIPHLLVMTATPIPRSAAMTWFGNLDISWLTELPSGRKPITSVVVRESDGRTMGQMFLHARKRIEAGERVYVICPRIDEDQVDEDSQGGEDLLPLQFDQEGLPLDSSAPSQPLHSVEEMSQRLAALPQFQGVRIGILTGRDDEESKAAAMKDFTQGRAPLLVATTVIEVGVDVPQASCIIIFDSDHFGLSQLHQLRGRVGRGGTRSWAFFVTRVDLSDPDSLAARRLEVVRSTTDGAEIAKADLDLRGAGDVLGDSQSGGQSISSFKLLRVVKDADLITRARSQAESILRADPALTQANHIQLAGAVLDFSRGSEDFLVSS; this is encoded by the coding sequence ATGGGTCTGACTCTTGACTCCTCTCTCTCTTCTTGCATGACCAACAAACGGCGGCTCGGCGCTCTCAAAGCCTTGGGTGTGACCACTGTGGGCGATGCCCTGACCTATTACCCCTTCCGGGTGGCCGACCCCTTGCCCCGCGGTTCCATCCGCCAAATCAAAGTAGGGCAGAAAACGGCCTTCGCCGCCAAGGTGAGGCGGGTGAGAACCAGCTCCATGAATTCCCGCCGTGGCTATCGGGTCGAAGTCCAAGTCGACGATGGGGATGCGGCCGCCAGCTTCGTCTTCTTCTCTTACAAAAAGCATTACGTGGATTGGTTGTTGGGCAAGTTCCGCGAAAAGCGGCTCCTGGTCGCCGCCGGAGAGGCCAGCATCTATGGCGGCTCCCTGCAATTCACCCATCCTCAGGTGCTGATGGTCGGGCAGGAGCCAGGGATGGACGTGGCGACGACGGAGGAAGGCTTCGCCCGCCTGACCGAACCTCAACCGGTCTATCATACGTCCTCCCGCATATCTTCCGAGCATATACATGAATCGATCCTGGGGCTGATTCCTTTGCTGGATCCGGATTCCGTCCCCGACATCATCCCGGAAGAAGTCAGGAAGGAGTGGGGCCTGCTCCACCGTTTCGACGCGCTCAAGGCCATTCATAAGCCGGGAACCACGGAGGAATTCTGGAAAGGGATAGGCTCCATGCGTTCCGAAGAGGCCCTGGTCTCCCAGACGGCCCTGCTTCAGGAAAGGGAGAAAATGAGGGAAAGCAAATCCTTCGCCTGTTCCGGGGAGGCGGGCGAGGAGGACCTGGTCCAGCGCTTCATCCAATCCCTCCCTTTCAAGCTGACCGCCGGTCAGAAAGAAGTCATCGAACGGATCCAGGCCGATATGGGGCAGGCCTACCCCATGAGCCGGCTCCTGCAGGGGGAAGTGGGGTCCGGGAAGACCGTGGTCGCCCTGGCCTCCATGCTCCGGGCGGCCCAGGCAGGCTACCAGGCTTTGCTCGTGGCCCCCACCCAGGTCCTGGCCCAACAACACCATGAATCCATCCGGGCCATGCTGACCCAAGCGGGGATAGACCTCCCTCTCGTCCTTCTGACGGGGAACATGCGGCTGGCCGATCGACGCAAGGCCCTGGCGATCCCCGCCAGCGGGGTCCCCTGCATCGCCATCGCCACCCATGCCGCCTTTTCGCATAGTTTCCAAGCCCCCCGCCTGGCCTTGGAAGTGATCGACGAGCAGCACCGGTTCGGGGTGGAGCAAAGGGAAACCATTAGGCAGGCGGCGGATGTGATCCCCCACCTGCTCGTCATGACGGCCACCCCCATCCCCAGATCCGCCGCCATGACCTGGTTCGGGAACCTGGACATCTCCTGGCTGACCGAGCTCCCCTCCGGGCGCAAGCCCATCACGTCCGTCGTCGTCAGGGAAAGCGACGGGAGGACCATGGGGCAGATGTTCCTCCATGCCCGAAAGCGGATTGAAGCGGGGGAGAGGGTCTATGTGATTTGCCCCAGGATAGACGAAGACCAGGTGGACGAGGATTCTCAAGGCGGGGAAGACCTCCTGCCCCTGCAGTTCGATCAGGAAGGCCTTCCTTTGGATTCCTCTGCCCCCAGCCAGCCCCTGCATTCCGTGGAGGAGATGTCCCAACGTCTGGCGGCCCTGCCCCAGTTCCAAGGCGTCCGGATAGGAATCCTGACCGGCCGGGACGATGAGGAGTCCAAGGCCGCCGCCATGAAGGATTTTACGCAAGGGCGGGCCCCGCTCCTGGTGGCCACCACGGTGATCGAAGTGGGGGTGGACGTTCCCCAGGCGTCCTGCATCATCATCTTCGACTCCGACCATTTCGGTCTCTCGCAGCTGCACCAGCTTCGCGGCCGCGTGGGCCGGGGAGGGACCCGAAGCTGGGCTTTCTTCGTGACCCGGGTGGACTTGTCCGATCCGGATTCCCTGGCCGCCCGGCGTTTGGAAGTCGTGCGGTCCACCACGGACGGGGCCGAGATCGCCAAAGCCGACTTGGACCTGCGCGGGGCCGGCGACGTTTTGGGCGACAGCCAGTCCGGCGGCCAGTCCATCAGTTCTTTCAAGCTTCTGCGGGTCGTCAAAGACGCGGACCTCATCACCCGGGCCCGCTCCCAGGCGGAAAGCATATTGCGGGCCGACCCGGCGTTGACCCAGGCGAACCATATCCAGTTGGCCGGGGCAGTCCTGGACTTCTCCCGAGGGAGCGAGGACTTCCTGGTCTCTTCCTGA